In one Tessaracoccus palaemonis genomic region, the following are encoded:
- a CDS encoding energy-coupling factor ABC transporter ATP-binding protein, which yields MISLHGVSVVVPAARRGDADRVLLDDITLDLAERRIALIGANGSGKSTLLRLLNGLRTPTAGTVTVDGRDTTAKAAEVRARVGFVFTDPLAQLLMSTPVEDVELSLRARIRDRRERTRRAEELLAERGLLEVAHQSIYDLSGGERQLVALTSVLAVRPRIVVADEPTTLLDLRNRILLRRAFAELEQQLIVSTHDLDLAAEMDRVLVVDGGRIVADGDPGTVIDGYVSAMQALR from the coding sequence ATGATCTCCCTGCACGGTGTCTCCGTCGTCGTCCCGGCCGCCCGGCGCGGCGACGCTGACAGGGTGCTGCTGGACGACATCACGCTGGACCTGGCCGAGCGTCGCATCGCCCTGATCGGGGCGAACGGGTCGGGCAAGTCCACGCTGCTCAGGCTGCTGAACGGGCTGCGCACGCCCACCGCGGGCACCGTGACCGTCGACGGACGGGACACCACGGCCAAGGCCGCCGAGGTGCGGGCCAGGGTCGGTTTCGTGTTCACCGACCCGCTCGCCCAGCTGCTCATGTCCACGCCCGTGGAGGACGTCGAGCTCTCCCTCCGGGCGCGGATCAGGGACCGGCGGGAGCGGACCCGGCGCGCAGAGGAGCTGCTGGCCGAGCGGGGGCTGCTCGAGGTGGCCCACCAGAGCATCTACGACCTGAGTGGGGGAGAGCGGCAGCTGGTTGCCCTGACCAGCGTGCTCGCCGTCCGCCCGCGGATCGTGGTGGCCGACGAGCCGACCACGTTGCTCGACCTGCGCAACCGGATCCTGCTGCGCCGCGCGTTCGCCGAGCTCGAGCAGCAGCTGATCGTGTCCACGCACGACCTGGACCTGGCCGCCGAGATGGACCGCGTCCTGGTGGTCGACGGCGGCCGCATCGTCGCGGACGGCGACCCCGGCACCGTGATCGACGGCTACGTATCGGCGATGCAGGCCCTGCGGTGA
- a CDS encoding CbiQ family ECF transporter T component: MSAHTSLLGLYEPGDGWLFRLPVGWKYVLMLAVALVPMALWTWQATAAALVVAVASMLTSGIAWRRIFALGGYLWVLLGTLAAYQLISTRLVLAFVSPGTVLAAVLAARMLTLTTSTPVLLDALTTGLRPLRLVRLNPDAAALAVALMIRSIPFLAGSVADARDAARARGVDRNPALLLTPAVVGAVAYAQRTGEALHARGLPGDALP; this comes from the coding sequence GTGAGCGCCCACACCAGCCTGCTGGGGCTCTACGAGCCGGGAGACGGGTGGCTGTTCCGGCTGCCGGTCGGCTGGAAGTACGTCCTGATGCTCGCCGTCGCGCTCGTCCCGATGGCGCTGTGGACCTGGCAGGCCACAGCGGCCGCGCTGGTCGTGGCCGTCGCCTCGATGCTGACCTCGGGGATCGCGTGGCGCCGCATCTTCGCGCTGGGCGGCTACCTGTGGGTGCTGCTCGGCACGCTGGCGGCCTACCAGCTGATCTCCACGCGCCTCGTGCTGGCCTTCGTGTCTCCCGGCACCGTGCTCGCCGCCGTGCTCGCGGCCCGCATGCTGACCCTGACCACGTCGACCCCCGTGCTGCTCGACGCCCTGACGACCGGGCTCCGTCCGCTGCGTCTGGTCCGGCTGAACCCGGACGCCGCCGCGCTGGCCGTCGCACTGATGATCCGCTCGATCCCCTTCCTGGCCGGCTCCGTCGCCGATGCCCGCGACGCCGCGCGGGCCAGGGGGGTCGACCGCAACCCGGCCCTGCTGCTGACGCCGGCCGTCGTGGGCGCCGTCGCCTATGCGCAACGCACCGGCGAGGCGCTGCACGCCCGCGGCCTGCCGGGCGACGCCCTGCCCTGA
- the gap gene encoding type I glyceraldehyde-3-phosphate dehydrogenase → MTVKVAINGFGRIGRNYFHALTKLGADLDVVAVNDLTDNKTLAHLLKFDSILGRWDGEITYSDDAITVGGKEIKAFAEKDPANLPWAELGVDIVIESTGFFTDATKANAHIAAGAKKVLISAPAKNEDITIVMGVNDDLYDTEKHNIISNASCTTNCLAPMAKALNDGLGIVKGLMTTIHAYTQDQNLQDAPHKDLRRARAAALNIVPTSTGAAKAVALVLPELKGKLDGFAMRVPTPTGSATDLTFEASRETTVEEVNAIVKAAADGKVLVYTEDEIVSKDIETDPASCIFDSKLTKVIGNQVKVVGWYDNEWGYSNRLVNLTELVASKL, encoded by the coding sequence ATGACCGTTAAGGTTGCAATCAACGGCTTCGGCCGCATCGGCCGTAACTACTTCCACGCGCTCACCAAGCTGGGCGCCGATCTTGATGTGGTCGCCGTCAACGACCTGACTGACAACAAGACTCTTGCCCACCTCCTGAAGTTCGACTCGATCCTGGGTCGCTGGGACGGGGAGATCACCTACTCCGATGACGCCATCACCGTGGGCGGCAAGGAGATCAAGGCGTTCGCCGAGAAGGATCCCGCGAACCTCCCCTGGGCCGAGCTGGGTGTTGACATCGTCATCGAGTCCACCGGCTTCTTCACCGACGCCACCAAGGCCAACGCGCACATCGCGGCCGGCGCCAAGAAGGTCCTGATCTCGGCTCCCGCCAAGAACGAGGACATCACGATCGTCATGGGCGTCAACGACGACCTGTACGACACCGAGAAGCACAACATCATCTCGAACGCTTCCTGCACCACCAACTGCCTCGCCCCGATGGCCAAGGCGCTCAACGACGGTCTCGGCATCGTCAAGGGCCTCATGACCACCATCCACGCGTACACGCAGGACCAGAACCTGCAGGACGCCCCGCACAAGGACCTGCGTCGCGCCCGCGCCGCCGCCCTGAACATCGTCCCCACCTCCACCGGTGCCGCCAAGGCTGTCGCCCTGGTCCTGCCCGAGCTGAAGGGCAAGCTGGACGGTTTCGCGATGCGCGTTCCCACCCCGACCGGTTCCGCGACCGACCTCACCTTCGAGGCCTCCCGCGAGACCACCGTCGAAGAGGTCAACGCGATCGTCAAGGCTGCTGCCGACGGCAAGGTGCTCGTCTACACCGAGGACGAGATCGTCTCCAAGGACATCGAGACCGACCCGGCCTCCTGCATCTTCGACTCGAAGCTGACCAAGGTCATCGGCAACCAGGTCAAGGTCGTCGGCTGGTACGACAACGAGTGGGGTTACTCCAACCGCCTCGTGAACCTGACCGAGCTCGTCGCCTCGAAGCTCTGA
- a CDS encoding gluconeogenesis factor YvcK family protein, with translation MSLARLPAVVALGGGHGLAASLTALRRITDRLTAVVTVADDGGSSGRLRDEFDILPPGDLRMALAALCSDDHEGRTWANVLQARFDGNGPLAGHAIGNLLIAGLWQHLGDPVAGLDMVGDLLRTRGRVLPMSSVPLEIEADVLGLDPLEPDELCTLSGQATVAKTRATVESVRLVPDRPPACPEAVRAIRDADAVVLGPGSWFTSVIPHLLVPDLADAILTTRARRVLILNVASAAETDGFSASRHIELLAEHTPELRLDVVIADERFGSADGHLEPFVTSLGGRLVMADVAARDGSATHDPLRLASVLSEVIV, from the coding sequence ATGAGCCTGGCCCGGCTGCCGGCGGTCGTCGCGCTGGGCGGTGGTCACGGCCTCGCGGCCTCCCTGACGGCGCTCCGGCGCATCACCGACCGCCTCACGGCGGTGGTCACCGTCGCCGACGACGGCGGCTCGTCCGGTCGGCTGCGCGACGAGTTCGACATCCTCCCGCCCGGGGACCTCAGGATGGCGCTGGCGGCGCTGTGCTCCGACGACCACGAGGGGCGCACCTGGGCCAACGTGCTGCAGGCGCGCTTCGACGGGAACGGGCCGCTGGCGGGGCACGCGATCGGCAACCTCCTGATCGCGGGTCTGTGGCAGCACCTCGGTGATCCCGTCGCCGGCCTCGACATGGTCGGCGACCTGCTGCGGACCCGCGGCCGGGTCCTGCCGATGAGTTCGGTTCCGCTCGAGATCGAGGCGGACGTGCTGGGCCTCGATCCGCTGGAGCCCGACGAGCTCTGCACGCTCAGCGGGCAGGCCACCGTCGCGAAGACCCGCGCCACCGTCGAGTCCGTGCGGCTCGTACCGGACAGGCCTCCGGCGTGTCCCGAGGCCGTGCGGGCGATCCGCGACGCGGATGCCGTCGTGCTCGGCCCCGGTTCCTGGTTCACCAGCGTCATCCCGCACCTGCTCGTGCCCGATCTCGCCGACGCCATCCTCACCACGCGGGCCCGCCGGGTGCTGATCCTCAACGTCGCGTCCGCGGCGGAGACCGACGGCTTCAGCGCATCGCGGCACATCGAGCTGCTCGCGGAGCACACGCCCGAGCTCAGGCTCGACGTCGTGATCGCCGACGAGCGCTTCGGATCGGCCGACGGCCACCTCGAGCCGTTCGTCACGTCGCTCGGCGGGCGCCTGGTGATGGCGGACGTCGCCGCGCGCGACGGGTCGGCCACGCATGATCCACTGCGGCTCGCCTCGGTCCTCAGCGAGGTCATCGTCTGA
- a CDS encoding CHAP domain-containing protein has product MATSRTSAHQSTTRRKGWVASLILALTLLTTLSPTAHAVTWLSKLCTGFSACASAGYGNAGYSSVYTTSFWRQYAGHNCTNYVAYRMQQNGIGQFITPGVGNATSWGSQAAAKGLSVSKDNPAVGDVAWWSSAAIGGEGHVAYVESVNSAAGTFVVSEDNYGGDFDWRTYRISEVSGFIHVGNATPFGALDSAKGGAGEITVKGWAIDRSVPTTPIRVHAYVGAPAGSGGEGHDLGTASVERNDVGQAYSGTGNNHGYSTTFTTNLRGTQTVYLYAINQPTGHNPLIGQATVTISSPDPIGNLDDLDSPGGKVHVRGWAADASSGSSSIAIHVYVGAPAGSAGTDSSSGTTGISRPDVAKLYPWAGTKAGYDFTFKTTKRGAQPVYVYAINVGQGGNKLIGQGTVTIADGPFTKASATISGTARVGKKLTAKAVFSPSASYTYRWYRNGTAITRATKSTYTVTPKDYNTKITVKVKATLTGYTTTTVASKATAKVALGTQTVSSTPHITGTTRVGKKLTVHTGTWSGSGKSIAVTWYRDGKKVKSGTSKTYTLSSKDKAAKIKAKVSYKRTGYKTVFKSTAATAKIAS; this is encoded by the coding sequence ATGGCAACTTCGCGTACCAGCGCGCACCAAAGCACCACCAGGCGGAAAGGCTGGGTCGCCAGCCTTATCCTCGCACTGACTCTCTTGACAACTCTTTCGCCCACAGCCCACGCGGTGACTTGGCTCAGTAAGCTGTGCACCGGATTCTCTGCATGTGCAAGCGCCGGTTACGGGAACGCCGGGTACTCCTCGGTCTACACCACTTCGTTCTGGCGTCAGTACGCCGGACACAATTGCACGAACTACGTGGCCTACCGGATGCAGCAGAACGGAATCGGCCAGTTCATCACGCCGGGGGTCGGCAACGCAACATCCTGGGGTTCCCAGGCAGCCGCCAAGGGCCTGTCTGTGTCCAAGGACAACCCCGCCGTCGGAGATGTTGCATGGTGGTCCTCGGCCGCCATCGGGGGCGAAGGCCATGTCGCCTATGTCGAATCCGTGAACTCGGCGGCTGGCACGTTCGTCGTCTCCGAGGACAACTACGGAGGCGACTTCGACTGGCGCACCTACAGGATCAGCGAGGTATCCGGCTTCATCCACGTTGGAAACGCGACACCGTTCGGAGCTCTTGACTCTGCCAAGGGCGGCGCTGGCGAGATCACAGTGAAGGGCTGGGCGATCGACAGATCGGTACCGACCACTCCGATCCGCGTCCATGCCTACGTCGGCGCACCTGCAGGCAGCGGTGGCGAAGGGCACGACCTGGGCACGGCCTCAGTCGAGAGGAACGACGTGGGCCAGGCCTACAGCGGTACCGGCAACAACCACGGCTACTCGACAACCTTCACCACCAACCTGCGCGGCACGCAGACCGTGTACCTGTACGCGATCAATCAGCCCACCGGCCACAACCCGCTGATCGGCCAGGCTACTGTGACGATTTCCAGCCCCGATCCCATCGGGAATCTGGACGATCTCGACTCACCCGGCGGAAAGGTGCACGTCCGCGGGTGGGCAGCCGATGCGAGCAGCGGATCCAGCAGCATCGCGATCCACGTCTACGTGGGCGCACCAGCGGGTAGCGCCGGTACCGACAGCAGCTCGGGAACGACTGGCATTTCACGACCCGATGTCGCGAAGCTGTACCCATGGGCAGGAACGAAGGCCGGGTATGACTTCACGTTCAAGACAACCAAGCGCGGAGCACAGCCTGTCTATGTCTACGCGATCAATGTGGGGCAAGGCGGGAACAAACTGATTGGGCAGGGAACCGTCACAATTGCCGACGGGCCATTTACCAAGGCGAGCGCAACGATTTCGGGAACAGCCCGGGTCGGAAAGAAGCTGACCGCCAAGGCAGTCTTCTCGCCGTCCGCGAGCTACACCTACCGCTGGTATCGCAATGGAACAGCCATCACCAGAGCCACCAAGTCCACCTACACCGTGACGCCCAAGGACTACAACACCAAGATCACCGTGAAGGTCAAGGCCACGCTGACCGGCTACACCACCACAACCGTCGCTTCCAAGGCCACCGCTAAGGTCGCCCTCGGCACCCAGACGGTCAGCTCGACTCCCCACATCACCGGAACCACGAGGGTCGGCAAGAAGCTGACCGTCCACACTGGCACCTGGAGTGGCAGCGGTAAGAGCATTGCCGTCACCTGGTATCGGGATGGCAAGAAGGTCAAGTCCGGCACGAGCAAGACCTACACCCTGTCGTCGAAGGACAAGGCGGCGAAGATCAAGGCCAAGGTGAGCTACAAGCGCACCGGATACAAGACGGTGTTCAAGAGCACCGCGGCCACGGCGAAGATCGCGTCCTGA
- a CDS encoding biotin transporter BioY, whose translation MSSTSAAAPARAIAPADLAYVAVFAALIAALSIVPPIPVGGFGVPITLQTLGVALAGLCLGAWRGTAAVALYVLVGAAGLPVFAGGTAGIGVLLGPTGGYLLAFIVSTFLLGLAAQAVLRRGVDRLTWLWLLLAAVAVRLAVIWPIGVAGIARATGGTVGDVWAVDLAYWPGDALKIVVAVLIAVAVHKAFPRLLGR comes from the coding sequence ATGTCCTCCACCTCAGCGGCCGCCCCGGCCCGCGCCATCGCCCCCGCCGACCTCGCCTACGTCGCCGTCTTCGCCGCGCTGATCGCCGCGCTGTCGATCGTGCCGCCGATCCCCGTCGGCGGCTTCGGCGTGCCCATCACGCTCCAGACCCTCGGCGTCGCGCTGGCCGGCCTGTGCCTCGGCGCCTGGCGCGGCACCGCCGCCGTCGCCCTCTATGTGCTCGTGGGCGCGGCCGGCCTGCCCGTGTTCGCCGGCGGCACCGCGGGCATCGGCGTGCTGCTCGGCCCCACCGGCGGGTACCTGCTCGCGTTCATCGTCTCGACGTTCCTGCTCGGTCTGGCCGCCCAGGCGGTCCTGCGCCGCGGCGTCGACCGGCTCACCTGGCTGTGGCTGCTGCTCGCCGCCGTCGCCGTCCGGCTCGCGGTCATCTGGCCGATCGGCGTGGCCGGCATCGCCCGCGCCACCGGCGGCACCGTCGGGGACGTCTGGGCCGTCGACCTGGCCTACTGGCCCGGCGACGCCCTCAAGATCGTCGTCGCCGTGCTGATCGCCGTCGCGGTGCACAAGGCCTTCCCGAGGCTGCTCGGCCGATGA
- a CDS encoding CHAP domain-containing protein, producing MRRISTATRLIVSLLVALVLSLGVLPAGTAAALTWYPKICTGFTGCSSSGYGNAAYSGVYTTSHWGQYRGHNCTNYVAYRMIQNGITQFITPGSGNATTWGAQARKKGVQVDKLNPEVGDVAWWDNTLMGSSGHVAYVESVNRSAGTFVVSQDSWGGDFSWRTYRISEVSGFIHVGNKTPFGELNDLKAGTGQVTVRGWTIDMDKPTGALKVRVYIGGPVGTGERHDLVANLKRSEIGAIYTGTGKNHGFKATLTTELKGRQKVFVYAVNSPSGTNPLIGSGTVSIADPDPVGSVDTLETLPSQVRVAGWAADPNAPTSSLQVQVYVGGKQGSSTAEVATTTTGSKSTAAAKALSGAGTISGYDTTFVTSKRGRQGVYVYAVNTGPGADALIGKGTVTIPDPLEFTASVAISGTVRVGKTLSAGPSFSPAVDLTYQWYRDGKKISGATAATYTLTPTDVGAVIKVKARGAMVGYVTKTVTSAGTSKVALGTYTIRSNPRFTGSTLVGKKLTVHTGRWQDNGRALGVTWYRDGVRFKAGTSKTYTLTSKDKGTRITAKVSYKRTGYKTVFKSTPATAKIAS from the coding sequence ATGCGCCGCATCTCCACCGCGACCCGACTGATCGTCAGCCTGCTGGTCGCGCTCGTGCTCAGCCTCGGCGTGCTGCCCGCGGGCACCGCGGCTGCGCTGACCTGGTACCCGAAGATCTGCACAGGCTTCACGGGCTGCTCCTCGTCTGGCTACGGCAACGCCGCGTACTCCGGCGTCTACACCACGTCGCACTGGGGCCAGTACAGGGGCCACAACTGCACGAACTACGTGGCCTACCGGATGATCCAGAACGGCATCACCCAGTTCATCACGCCGGGGTCGGGCAACGCCACCACCTGGGGCGCCCAGGCCAGGAAGAAGGGCGTGCAGGTCGACAAGCTCAACCCGGAGGTCGGCGACGTGGCCTGGTGGGACAACACCTTGATGGGCTCGTCGGGACACGTCGCCTACGTCGAGTCGGTCAACCGGTCAGCCGGCACCTTCGTCGTCTCCCAGGACAGCTGGGGCGGCGACTTCTCCTGGCGGACCTACAGGATCTCCGAGGTCTCCGGCTTCATCCACGTCGGCAACAAGACCCCGTTCGGCGAGCTCAACGACCTCAAGGCCGGCACCGGCCAGGTGACCGTGCGCGGCTGGACCATCGACATGGACAAGCCCACGGGCGCGCTGAAGGTCCGCGTCTACATCGGTGGCCCCGTCGGCACGGGCGAGCGCCACGACCTGGTAGCCAACCTCAAGCGCTCGGAGATCGGCGCCATCTACACAGGGACGGGGAAGAACCACGGCTTCAAGGCGACCCTCACCACGGAACTGAAAGGCAGGCAGAAGGTCTTCGTCTACGCCGTGAACAGCCCGAGCGGCACCAACCCACTGATCGGGTCGGGCACGGTCTCGATCGCCGACCCCGACCCCGTCGGCTCCGTCGACACGCTGGAGACGCTCCCCTCCCAGGTCCGGGTCGCGGGCTGGGCCGCGGACCCGAACGCCCCGACGTCGTCGCTGCAGGTGCAGGTCTACGTGGGCGGGAAGCAGGGTAGCTCGACGGCCGAGGTCGCCACCACGACCACGGGTTCGAAGAGCACCGCCGCGGCGAAGGCCCTCTCGGGGGCGGGCACGATCTCCGGGTACGACACGACCTTCGTGACCTCGAAGCGCGGTAGGCAGGGCGTCTACGTCTACGCCGTCAACACCGGTCCGGGCGCCGACGCGCTGATCGGCAAGGGCACGGTCACGATCCCCGACCCGCTGGAGTTCACCGCGTCGGTGGCGATCTCCGGGACCGTCCGGGTGGGGAAGACACTCTCGGCCGGGCCGTCGTTCTCGCCGGCCGTCGACCTCACCTACCAGTGGTACCGCGACGGGAAGAAGATCTCCGGCGCCACCGCCGCCACCTACACGCTCACCCCGACCGACGTCGGCGCCGTGATCAAGGTCAAGGCCAGGGGCGCGATGGTCGGCTACGTCACGAAGACGGTCACGTCTGCCGGCACGTCGAAGGTCGCGCTGGGCACGTACACGATCCGGTCCAACCCGCGGTTCACCGGCAGCACGTTGGTCGGGAAGAAGCTGACGGTCCACACTGGGAGGTGGCAGGACAACGGGCGCGCCCTCGGGGTCACCTGGTACCGCGACGGCGTCCGTTTCAAGGCCGGCACCAGCAAGACCTACACCCTGACCTCGAAGGACAAGGGCACCCGGATCACGGCCAAGGTGAGCTACAAGCGCACCGGATACAAGACGGTGTTCAAGAGCACTCCGGCGACGGCGAAGATCGCGAGCTGA
- the rapZ gene encoding RNase adapter RapZ — translation MTNAPEIALITGLSGAGRRTAAHAMEDLGWYVVDNLPPLMMASLARTAAGFGADRVAIVVDVRSREQFDQLPQALRELKDMGCSITSVFLEADDDVIVQRQESNRRPLPLQFGGRLIEGIDRERRLLADQRAKADIVVDTTRLSARQLVQRIVNHFGDEATDRLKIALISFGFKNGVPIDADMVFDVRFLPNPYWIPELRPKSGLSRDVASYVLKHDAAQRFQDHMLALLATVAPGYLAESKRQVTVAIGCTGGKHRSTSMSEELAVRLRGQGFPTTVLHRDLGKE, via the coding sequence ATGACGAATGCCCCCGAGATCGCGCTCATCACGGGCCTCTCCGGCGCCGGCCGCCGGACGGCGGCGCACGCCATGGAGGACCTCGGCTGGTATGTCGTCGACAACCTGCCTCCGCTGATGATGGCGAGCCTGGCCCGCACCGCGGCCGGCTTCGGGGCAGACCGCGTCGCCATCGTGGTCGACGTGCGCTCCCGCGAGCAGTTCGACCAGCTTCCCCAGGCGCTGCGCGAGCTGAAGGACATGGGGTGCAGCATCACCAGCGTGTTCCTGGAGGCGGACGACGACGTGATCGTGCAGCGCCAGGAGTCCAACCGCCGCCCGCTGCCGCTGCAGTTCGGCGGCAGGCTCATCGAGGGCATCGACCGCGAGCGCCGGTTGCTGGCCGACCAGCGCGCCAAGGCCGACATCGTGGTCGACACCACCCGGCTCTCGGCCCGGCAGCTGGTCCAGCGCATCGTCAACCACTTCGGCGACGAGGCCACGGACCGCCTGAAGATCGCGCTCATCAGCTTCGGGTTCAAGAACGGCGTCCCGATCGACGCCGACATGGTCTTCGATGTGCGGTTCCTGCCCAACCCGTACTGGATCCCGGAGCTCCGGCCCAAGTCGGGGCTCAGCCGCGACGTGGCGAGCTACGTCCTGAAACACGACGCCGCGCAGCGCTTCCAGGACCACATGCTCGCGCTCCTCGCCACCGTCGCGCCCGGCTACCTGGCCGAGTCCAAGCGCCAGGTGACGGTGGCGATCGGCTGCACGGGCGGCAAACACCGCTCCACGTCGATGAGTGAGGAGCTGGCCGTCAGGCTGCGGGGGCAGGGCTTCCCGACGACGGTGCTGCACCGGGATCTGGGGAAGGAATGA
- the whiA gene encoding DNA-binding protein WhiA translates to MALTQKVKSELATVAAPHASVRRAEVAAMLRFAGGLHLVGGRIVVEAELDTGSAARRLRAFIADQYNVESELLVINGSGVRRGPRYALRVVREGEQLARLVGLVDQHRRPVRGLPPVVVGGSLADAVGAWRGAFLARGSLIEPGRSMSLEITCPGSEAALALVGAARRMGITVKSREVRGVDRVVIRDGDAIADLLTRLGAVATRLEWDERRRRREVRSSVNRLANFDDANLRRSARAAVTASARVERAMEILGDDVPEHLREAGQLRLQHRQASLEELGQLHTPPLTKDAIAGRIRRLLATADRVAEATGVPGTEASLPADLRDPE, encoded by the coding sequence GTGGCACTGACGCAGAAGGTGAAATCCGAACTCGCGACCGTCGCCGCCCCGCACGCCTCCGTGCGGCGCGCGGAGGTGGCCGCCATGCTGCGTTTCGCCGGCGGACTGCACCTGGTCGGGGGCCGCATCGTCGTGGAGGCGGAGCTCGACACGGGCTCGGCGGCCCGTCGCCTGCGCGCCTTCATCGCCGACCAGTACAACGTCGAGTCCGAGCTGCTCGTCATCAACGGCTCCGGCGTCCGACGGGGACCCCGCTACGCGCTGCGCGTCGTGCGCGAGGGGGAGCAGCTCGCCCGCCTCGTCGGCCTCGTCGACCAGCACCGCCGGCCCGTCCGGGGCCTCCCGCCCGTCGTGGTGGGCGGCTCGCTCGCCGACGCTGTCGGCGCCTGGCGCGGGGCGTTCCTTGCGAGGGGCTCGCTGATCGAACCCGGTCGTTCGATGTCCCTCGAAATAACATGTCCCGGGTCCGAGGCCGCGCTCGCGCTGGTGGGCGCGGCCCGCCGGATGGGGATCACCGTCAAGTCGCGCGAGGTCCGCGGAGTCGACCGCGTCGTGATCCGCGACGGGGACGCCATCGCCGACCTGCTCACCCGGCTCGGGGCCGTCGCGACCCGGCTCGAGTGGGACGAGCGCCGCCGCCGACGCGAGGTCCGTTCGTCGGTCAACCGGCTGGCCAACTTCGACGACGCGAACCTCCGCCGCTCCGCCCGCGCGGCTGTCACCGCCAGCGCCCGCGTCGAGCGCGCCATGGAGATCCTGGGCGACGACGTGCCCGAGCACCTGCGCGAGGCGGGCCAGCTGCGCCTCCAGCACCGCCAGGCCAGCCTCGAGGAGCTCGGCCAGCTGCACACTCCGCCGCTCACCAAGGACGCCATCGCGGGCCGGATCCGACGGTTGCTGGCGACCGCGGACAGGGTCGCGGAAGCGACCGGGGTGCCGGGCACGGAGGCCTCGCTGCCGGCCGACCTGCGCGACCCCGAATGA